One genomic region from Nocardia vinacea encodes:
- a CDS encoding TetR/AcrR family transcriptional regulator, with protein MTRSKSAARPDPTPARRRIRGLDAEQRSAQRRNQLLDAATELFAEQSFSGTSIEQICQRAFVGTKGFYDHFDSKEACYVALLTHITEQIQQRAIEAATASAELSWPERAQAIIAAFVHAIADDPRLAKVTFGEAGGISPAVEKQRRSNRRWSAAFIDQQWSGAAASDPEEQRRRIALALATIGGMFELVADWLHHHDDGGAPDMVDTLIEDLQRFIAVVDAGVRTAAR; from the coding sequence ATGACCCGCAGCAAATCCGCCGCGCGGCCCGATCCGACTCCGGCGCGGCGCCGCATCCGTGGTCTCGATGCCGAGCAGCGCAGCGCACAACGGCGCAATCAACTGCTCGACGCGGCCACCGAACTATTTGCCGAGCAAAGCTTTTCGGGTACGTCGATCGAACAGATCTGTCAGCGCGCGTTCGTCGGGACCAAGGGTTTCTACGATCATTTCGACAGCAAGGAAGCGTGCTACGTCGCGCTGCTCACGCACATCACCGAGCAGATTCAGCAGCGGGCCATCGAGGCGGCCACCGCATCCGCCGAACTGTCCTGGCCGGAGCGCGCGCAGGCCATTATCGCGGCCTTCGTGCATGCCATTGCCGATGATCCGCGGCTGGCCAAGGTGACATTCGGCGAGGCGGGCGGCATATCACCCGCGGTGGAGAAGCAACGGCGCAGTAATCGGCGCTGGTCGGCGGCCTTTATCGATCAGCAGTGGTCAGGTGCGGCGGCATCGGATCCGGAGGAGCAGCGCAGGCGAATCGCCTTGGCGCTGGCGACTATTGGCGGCATGTTCGAACTCGTCGCGGACTGGCTGCACCATCATGACGACGGTGGCGCGCCCGATATGGTCGATACGCTGATCGAGGATCTGCAGCGATTCATCGCCGTTGTCGATGCGGGTGTTCGAACTGCCGCGCGTTGA
- a CDS encoding lipase family protein codes for MSVINEDPTRMRRRGLRAAAALVSMAMALTVGGVTATPVAAVPVPQQDSFYQPPEGFETQEVGTILRSREVHLAVLTVLPLSVRSWQLLYRSTDLFGQPTAAVSTVILPAGADPNRSRPLVSLQFYYDSASIACSPSFVLQQGAGLPGVEGIHSQSELIAIAALISQGWAISVPDYEGLDGHLAVAEEPGYMTLDGIRAAERFEPLGLDGANTPVALWGYSGGGMGSGWAAEMQPSYAPELNVKGAALGAPVSDVESLLHVNGSMFSSLIGIGVSSLYNAYPKFREATDQYLTPEGKALMNRTNSQCLPRNALTQMFTDYQRILTIPIAQYLALPEIREVFDATVLGKHTPTAPLFIYQGVLDEAVPIWTTDRLSRQWCADGASIVYKRDHLSEHLTLPSLGMADTFNWLKSRLATDAPDQVGCRTENVVSMLADFNALLTQIEINLNATFGALGFPIGPRER; via the coding sequence GTGTCAGTGATCAATGAGGATCCGACCCGCATGCGTCGGCGCGGATTGCGCGCGGCGGCCGCGCTGGTATCGATGGCGATGGCATTGACGGTCGGGGGTGTCACGGCCACGCCCGTCGCCGCAGTGCCGGTGCCGCAACAGGATTCGTTCTATCAACCGCCGGAGGGCTTCGAGACGCAGGAAGTCGGCACAATTCTGCGCTCGCGTGAGGTGCATCTGGCGGTGCTGACCGTACTGCCGCTGAGCGTGCGCTCGTGGCAGCTGCTCTACCGCAGCACCGATCTGTTCGGACAGCCGACGGCCGCCGTCAGCACCGTGATCCTGCCCGCCGGCGCGGATCCGAACCGGTCGCGTCCGCTGGTCTCGCTGCAGTTCTACTACGACAGCGCCAGCATCGCCTGCTCGCCGTCGTTCGTATTGCAGCAGGGCGCCGGGCTGCCGGGTGTCGAAGGCATCCACTCACAGAGCGAGCTGATCGCGATCGCCGCGCTGATCAGCCAGGGCTGGGCCATTTCGGTGCCGGATTACGAGGGCCTCGACGGACACCTCGCGGTGGCCGAGGAGCCGGGATATATGACCCTCGACGGCATTCGGGCCGCCGAGCGATTCGAACCGCTGGGCCTGGACGGCGCGAATACCCCGGTGGCGCTGTGGGGTTATTCCGGCGGCGGCATGGGCAGTGGATGGGCCGCCGAGATGCAGCCGAGCTATGCGCCGGAGCTGAACGTGAAAGGTGCCGCGCTCGGTGCGCCGGTTTCGGATGTCGAATCCCTGCTGCATGTCAACGGATCCATGTTTTCCAGCCTCATCGGCATCGGCGTTTCCTCGCTCTACAACGCCTACCCGAAGTTCCGCGAGGCGACCGATCAGTACCTGACGCCCGAGGGCAAGGCGCTGATGAACCGGACCAACTCGCAGTGCCTGCCACGCAATGCACTGACCCAGATGTTCACCGATTACCAACGGATTCTGACGATTCCGATCGCGCAGTACCTCGCGCTACCGGAGATCCGCGAGGTCTTCGACGCGACCGTCCTCGGCAAACACACCCCGACCGCGCCGCTGTTCATCTATCAGGGCGTCCTGGACGAGGCTGTCCCGATCTGGACCACCGATCGCCTGAGTCGGCAGTGGTGCGCGGACGGTGCGTCGATCGTCTACAAACGCGACCACCTCAGCGAACACCTGACCCTTCCGTCGCTCGGCATGGCCGACACCTTCAACTGGTTGAAGTCCCGCCTGGCTACCGATGCGCCGGATCAGGTCGGCTGTCGCACCGAGAACGTGGTTTCCATGCTCGCCGATTTCAATGCCCTGCTCACCCAGATCGAGATCAATCTGAACGCCACCTTCGGCGCCCTCGGTTTCCCGATCGGCCCGCGCGAACGCTGA
- the thiC gene encoding phosphomethylpyrimidine synthase ThiC — MATPVDSVTTGPIEGSVKHYQEVDDLRVPVRRINLTNGEHFDVYDTSGPYTDDTASIDLEAGLPKLRDGWTKPEVDGPPTQLAWARQGIITAEMRFIAAREGVTPELVRNEVAAGRAVIPANHKHPELEPTIIGKKFLVKINANIGNSAVSSSIAEEVEKMVWATRWGADTIMDLSTGKNIHETREWILRNSPVPVGTVPIYQALEKVNGDPTALTWEIYRDTVIEQCEQGVDYMTVHAGVLLRYVPLTAKRVTGIVSRGGSIMAAWCLAHHQESFLYTNFAELCEILAKYDVTFSLGDGLRPGSIADANDEAQFAELRTLGELTKIAKSHGVQVMIEGPGHVPMHKIVENVRLEEELCEEAPFYTLGPLATDIAPAYDHITSAIGAAIIAQAGTAMLCYVTPKEHLGLPNRDDVKVGVITYKIAAHAADLAKGHPHAQDRDNELSKARFEFRWRDQFALSLDPDTAREYHDETLPAEPAKTAHFCSMCGPKFCSMRISADVREYAARQGLSDTEAIEAGMAEKSAEFADHGAQVYLPVVS, encoded by the coding sequence ATGGCCACACCTGTCGATTCCGTGACCACCGGTCCGATCGAAGGCAGCGTCAAGCATTACCAAGAGGTCGATGACCTGCGCGTTCCGGTGCGTCGGATCAATCTGACCAATGGCGAGCACTTCGATGTCTACGACACCTCGGGCCCGTACACCGACGACACGGCGTCCATCGATCTGGAGGCCGGTCTACCGAAGCTGCGCGACGGCTGGACCAAGCCCGAGGTGGACGGTCCGCCGACCCAGCTGGCCTGGGCGCGTCAGGGCATTATCACCGCCGAGATGCGCTTCATCGCCGCGCGCGAGGGCGTCACGCCGGAGCTGGTGCGCAACGAGGTCGCCGCCGGTCGCGCGGTCATCCCGGCCAACCACAAGCATCCGGAGCTGGAGCCGACCATTATCGGCAAGAAGTTCCTGGTGAAGATCAATGCCAATATCGGCAATTCGGCCGTGTCCTCCTCGATCGCGGAGGAGGTGGAGAAGATGGTGTGGGCGACCCGCTGGGGCGCGGACACCATCATGGATCTGTCCACCGGCAAGAACATTCACGAGACGCGCGAATGGATCCTGCGCAACTCGCCCGTCCCGGTCGGTACCGTGCCGATCTATCAGGCACTGGAGAAGGTGAACGGCGATCCGACCGCGCTCACCTGGGAGATCTACCGCGACACTGTAATCGAGCAGTGCGAGCAGGGCGTCGACTATATGACCGTGCACGCCGGTGTGCTGCTGCGCTACGTGCCGCTGACCGCCAAGCGCGTCACCGGCATCGTCTCGCGCGGCGGATCCATCATGGCCGCATGGTGTCTGGCGCATCATCAGGAGTCGTTCCTGTACACCAACTTCGCCGAACTCTGCGAGATCCTGGCGAAGTACGACGTGACCTTCTCCCTCGGTGACGGCCTGCGCCCCGGCTCCATTGCCGATGCCAACGACGAGGCCCAGTTCGCCGAGCTGCGCACCCTCGGTGAGCTGACCAAGATCGCCAAATCGCATGGCGTGCAGGTCATGATCGAGGGTCCGGGGCATGTGCCGATGCACAAGATCGTGGAGAACGTGCGGCTGGAAGAGGAGCTGTGCGAGGAGGCGCCGTTCTACACCCTCGGCCCGCTCGCCACCGATATCGCACCCGCCTATGACCACATCACCTCGGCCATCGGCGCGGCGATCATCGCCCAGGCGGGCACCGCGATGCTGTGCTACGTCACTCCCAAAGAGCACCTGGGCCTGCCCAACCGCGACGACGTCAAGGTCGGCGTGATCACCTACAAGATCGCCGCGCACGCCGCCGACCTCGCCAAAGGTCATCCACACGCCCAGGACCGCGATAACGAGCTGTCCAAGGCGCGGTTCGAATTCCGCTGGCGGGACCAGTTCGCCCTCTCCCTCGATCCGGATACCGCCCGCGAGTACCACGACGAAACCCTTCCCGCCGAACCCGCCAAGACCGCCCACTTCTGCTCCATGTGCGGACCGAAGTTCTGCTCCATGCGCATCTCCGCCGACGTGCGGGAATACGCCGCGCGCCAGGGGCTTTCGGATACCGAGGCGATCGAAGCCGGGATGGCGGAGAAGTCCGCCGAATTCGCTGACCACGGCGCACAGGTGTATTTGCCGGTCGTGTCGTAA
- a CDS encoding VOC family protein, whose product MQKIVTNLWYDTQAEEAAEFYCSLFEDSKITNVVPYSEVGPREAGLTMLVDFELNGQKFTAINGGGDYHYTHAMSLLVNCDSQDEVDRLWTALLADGGQPIECGWLNDKYGIPWQIWPVEADTLLTSTNREAANRAMQAMLGMQKIDLQGMRDAYEGKIS is encoded by the coding sequence ATGCAGAAAATCGTTACGAACCTCTGGTACGACACTCAGGCCGAGGAAGCCGCCGAGTTCTACTGTTCGCTGTTCGAGGATTCGAAGATCACCAATGTCGTGCCCTACTCCGAGGTGGGGCCGCGCGAAGCCGGACTGACGATGCTCGTCGATTTCGAACTCAACGGACAGAAGTTCACCGCCATCAACGGCGGCGGCGATTACCACTACACCCATGCCATGTCGCTGCTGGTGAATTGCGACAGCCAGGACGAGGTCGACCGGCTCTGGACGGCACTGCTCGCCGACGGCGGCCAGCCGATCGAATGTGGTTGGCTCAACGATAAATACGGTATTCCCTGGCAGATCTGGCCCGTCGAAGCCGACACCCTGTTGACGAGTACCAACCGCGAGGCCGCGAACCGCGCCATGCAGGCGATGCTCGGTATGCAGAAGATCGACCTGCAAGGCATGCGGGACGCCTACGAGGGCAAGATCAGCTGA
- a CDS encoding MarR family winged helix-turn-helix transcriptional regulator: MDSAHALPPSLLGLETYLLSRVGKVARGRFADRLAARGLRLWHMAVLAALADFGPHAQRDLSIRLDIHPSDVAKIVDELASAGQVERTRDPADRRRMSVRITRTGRALLRTLEKEAGQVRDEILAPLRQDERIVLADMMLRLFEHTHSDAVTD, from the coding sequence ATGGATTCCGCGCATGCACTTCCGCCGAGCCTGCTCGGGCTCGAGACCTACCTGCTGTCGCGGGTGGGCAAGGTCGCCCGGGGGCGGTTCGCCGATCGGCTTGCGGCGCGCGGGCTTCGGCTGTGGCATATGGCCGTACTCGCCGCGCTCGCCGATTTCGGGCCGCATGCGCAGCGCGATCTGAGCATTCGGCTCGATATCCATCCGAGCGATGTGGCGAAGATCGTCGACGAATTGGCAAGTGCCGGTCAGGTCGAACGCACTCGCGATCCCGCCGATCGTCGTCGAATGTCGGTGCGGATCACCAGGACCGGCCGGGCCTTGCTGCGGACCCTCGAGAAGGAGGCCGGACAAGTGCGCGACGAGATCCTGGCTCCGCTACGTCAGGATGAGCGAATTGTGCTGGCGGACATGATGCTTCGACTGTTCGAGCACACTCATTCGGACGCCGTGACGGATTGA
- a CDS encoding MDR family MFS transporter yields the protein MSAEMTETETAPTRQIRLVLAGVLLAMLLAMLDNAIVGTAMPTIVRELGGLSHVAWVVTAYTLLSAISTPVWAKLGDLYSRKTVFLSAIGVFLIGSVLAGASWSMPALIGFRALQGLGAGGIAVTAFAVIGALVPPRERGKYQGMTATTMAVGTIGGPLLGGVITDGLDWRWAFYINIPLGLVAFAWSWWRLELPVARRKVTIDYAGILALTTAIAALVLIATWGGVDYEWLSAQIIGPAVLAVAALAAFLVIERRAVDPVIPLGIFRTRNLTLAALTALVGGVVMFGSVLYLPLFQQTVQGASAANSGLLLLPMMLPLLVVSQIVGKRMTATGKYKIFFILGGLFLTAGAVLLATIDAETGWLTTGLAMALMGTGLGFSMQLSTAVAQNSVEMANIGAASGAVTLFRTLGGSIGVAAFGSLFTRALQGHVPTEGHGYLEAFATGTGHVFLAAAAICALGFLIAWFIEEVPLRGKAPEPVAIDKRESKAAA from the coding sequence ATGTCCGCAGAAATGACCGAGACGGAGACCGCGCCCACGCGGCAGATCCGATTGGTACTGGCCGGGGTGCTGCTGGCGATGCTGCTGGCAATGTTGGACAACGCGATCGTCGGCACCGCGATGCCGACGATCGTGCGCGAATTGGGCGGACTGTCCCACGTCGCCTGGGTGGTGACCGCCTACACCCTGCTGTCGGCGATCTCGACGCCGGTATGGGCGAAACTCGGCGATCTTTACAGCCGAAAGACCGTATTCCTCAGTGCTATCGGCGTGTTCCTGATCGGCTCGGTGCTGGCGGGCGCGTCCTGGTCGATGCCCGCGCTGATCGGATTCCGCGCACTGCAGGGCCTCGGCGCGGGTGGTATCGCGGTAACCGCATTCGCCGTCATCGGTGCGCTGGTCCCGCCGCGTGAACGCGGAAAGTATCAGGGCATGACCGCCACCACGATGGCTGTCGGCACCATCGGCGGACCGCTACTCGGCGGTGTGATCACCGACGGACTCGACTGGCGCTGGGCCTTCTACATCAATATTCCGCTGGGGCTGGTGGCCTTCGCCTGGTCGTGGTGGCGGCTCGAACTGCCCGTCGCGCGCAGGAAGGTGACCATCGACTACGCGGGCATTCTCGCGCTGACGACCGCGATCGCCGCCCTGGTGCTGATCGCGACGTGGGGCGGTGTCGACTACGAGTGGCTCTCGGCGCAGATCATCGGGCCGGCCGTGCTCGCGGTGGCCGCCCTGGCCGCATTCCTTGTGATCGAACGCCGGGCCGTCGACCCGGTGATACCGCTGGGGATCTTCCGCACCCGCAATCTCACCCTGGCCGCACTGACCGCCCTCGTGGGCGGCGTGGTCATGTTCGGATCGGTGCTGTATCTGCCGCTGTTCCAGCAGACGGTGCAGGGCGCCTCGGCCGCGAACTCCGGACTGCTCCTGCTGCCGATGATGCTGCCGCTGCTGGTGGTCTCCCAGATCGTCGGGAAGCGGATGACCGCGACCGGCAAGTACAAGATCTTCTTCATCCTCGGCGGGCTGTTCCTCACCGCGGGCGCGGTACTGCTGGCGACCATCGACGCCGAAACCGGCTGGCTGACAACGGGTTTAGCCATGGCGCTGATGGGCACCGGACTCGGCTTCTCGATGCAGCTGTCCACCGCCGTCGCGCAGAACAGCGTGGAAATGGCGAATATCGGCGCGGCATCCGGTGCGGTCACGCTGTTCCGCACTCTGGGTGGATCAATCGGTGTCGCGGCTTTCGGATCCCTGTTCACCAGGGCACTACAGGGCCATGTACCCACCGAGGGGCACGGCTACCTCGAAGCCTTCGCCACCGGCACCGGACACGTCTTCCTGGCCGCCGCCGCCATCTGCGCACTCGGCTTCCTGATCGCCTGGTTCATCGAAGAAGTTCCGTTGCGCGGCAAGGCTCCCGAGCCGGTTGCCATCGACAAGCGCGAAAGTAAGGCTGCTGCCTGA
- a CDS encoding TetR/AcrR family transcriptional regulator, translated as MTATTGRRERKKAQTRQALADAATRLFTERGYDNVGVREVAEAADVSLSTLFKHFPNKESLVFDLDADIEADLVAAVRDRPAGQSVIHALRDYLMRTRTARNDDPGVVAFHHLVDSTPALREYAHRMLLRHESALATAIAEATDAPQGDLAAAGLAHFALEAAKVAGTREDPVSAFRELFNLLENGWGR; from the coding sequence ATGACCGCGACGACCGGGCGCAGAGAGCGCAAGAAGGCGCAGACGCGGCAGGCCTTGGCCGATGCCGCGACAAGGCTGTTCACCGAACGCGGCTACGACAATGTCGGCGTTCGAGAGGTCGCCGAGGCGGCCGATGTATCACTGAGCACGCTGTTCAAGCATTTCCCCAATAAGGAATCACTGGTCTTCGACCTCGACGCGGATATCGAGGCCGACCTGGTCGCGGCCGTCCGTGACCGGCCCGCCGGGCAATCGGTCATCCACGCACTGCGCGACTATCTGATGCGCACCCGCACCGCACGCAACGACGATCCCGGAGTCGTCGCCTTCCATCACCTCGTCGACTCGACGCCCGCGCTGCGCGAGTACGCACACCGGATGCTGCTACGGCACGAATCCGCATTGGCGACCGCGATCGCCGAGGCAACCGACGCACCGCAGGGTGATCTCGCGGCCGCGGGACTCGCCCACTTCGCACTGGAAGCCGCCAAAGTCGCCGGTACCAGGGAAGATCCGGTGAGCGCGTTCCGCGAGTTGTTCAACCTGCTCGAAAACGGCTGGGGCCGCTGA